One window from the genome of bacterium encodes:
- a CDS encoding ATPase, T2SS/T4P/T4SS family, translating to MMKTGPSFVRSRIDPKSSTSSEQAISRLGEKLIDEGIVSAEQVSSALEIQRKEGNDRRRIGEILANDLKCDRDAVFRTIAKIYGFPDIDLSAEPIDEYRLNFVRSFLDSIGSESAKRLASALLLPFKIDYSKNEAVVFLTEDPTDPKLNLLLFQLKVTRYELAYAPRRDLEQLFGKIQTPQNEFLQLIEEISGDYAPTIEQEETEEEITLDLETNRSVLTNLVEGCLVEAVRQNASDVHILPRSNNKTEFWFRVDGKLRLWHAQENFKPETISAIVKDRTRNVDRFVWDSSQDGFIQRQVDNATIRFRVSIMPIVAQDYKRKFESIVIRVLDDRKVITDLTKLGFHKQARTDFVRAIEKPQGMVILTGPTGSGKSTTLLAALFQVMTPEKNVLTIEDPVEYMIRDARQIKLSNALDFEGAIRGILRHDPDIVMVGEMRDKLTAEIAIKLANTGHLTFSTLHTNDATSAVSRLYKMGIEPFLIATAMNIIVAQRLLRTLCKKCKRPTTQIDPAHAKLLGFTDQEIAESTFYEAVGCDECNNGYKGRCAIHEALFFSRDVRHLILNSKADIDEEGLRELAVSEGMYTLRASGRERIKEGITSLEEVVATTSED from the coding sequence TCGGAGCAGGCAATTTCTCGGCTTGGCGAGAAGCTTATCGATGAGGGGATCGTAAGTGCTGAGCAGGTTTCCTCAGCATTGGAGATTCAACGCAAAGAGGGAAACGACCGGCGGCGAATTGGCGAGATTCTTGCCAATGATTTGAAATGCGACCGCGATGCAGTGTTCCGGACAATCGCAAAAATCTACGGGTTTCCCGATATCGATCTATCTGCAGAACCGATTGATGAATACCGGCTGAACTTTGTCCGTAGCTTTCTCGATTCGATTGGTTCCGAATCGGCAAAGCGATTAGCTTCTGCATTGCTCCTCCCCTTCAAAATCGATTATTCAAAAAATGAAGCCGTTGTATTTCTCACGGAAGACCCGACTGATCCAAAACTAAACTTGCTGTTGTTTCAACTCAAGGTTACCCGCTATGAACTGGCTTATGCCCCTCGACGGGACTTGGAACAATTATTCGGGAAAATTCAAACACCGCAAAATGAGTTTCTCCAGTTAATCGAAGAGATTTCAGGCGACTATGCCCCGACCATCGAACAGGAAGAAACCGAAGAAGAGATAACACTTGATCTCGAAACCAATCGCTCAGTGTTAACGAATTTGGTTGAAGGATGTCTGGTGGAGGCGGTGCGGCAGAATGCCAGCGACGTTCACATTTTACCACGTTCCAACAATAAAACCGAGTTCTGGTTTCGGGTCGATGGCAAGCTTCGATTGTGGCACGCTCAGGAAAATTTCAAACCGGAAACGATTTCTGCTATCGTGAAAGACCGAACTCGCAACGTTGACCGTTTTGTGTGGGACAGCTCACAAGACGGTTTTATCCAGCGACAAGTTGACAACGCTACGATACGTTTTCGTGTTAGTATCATGCCAATTGTAGCGCAGGACTATAAACGTAAATTCGAATCAATTGTCATTCGTGTTCTCGACGACCGAAAAGTGATCACCGATTTAACGAAACTGGGATTTCATAAACAGGCCCGCACTGATTTTGTTCGAGCCATCGAGAAACCGCAAGGGATGGTAATCTTGACCGGTCCGACCGGTAGTGGTAAATCGACGACATTGTTGGCAGCACTTTTTCAAGTTATGACTCCGGAAAAGAATGTCCTCACCATCGAAGACCCGGTCGAGTATATGATTCGCGATGCAAGGCAGATTAAACTCTCAAACGCATTGGATTTTGAGGGGGCAATCCGAGGTATTTTGCGCCATGACCCGGATATCGTCATGGTTGGCGAGATGCGCGACAAACTCACTGCGGAGATCGCGATAAAACTTGCAAACACAGGGCACTTGACATTCTCGACACTTCATACGAACGATGCGACGAGTGCGGTTTCGCGATTGTATAAAATGGGCATCGAGCCATTTCTAATTGCAACGGCAATGAATATCATCGTTGCCCAGCGATTGTTACGGACACTTTGCAAAAAGTGTAAGCGTCCGACAACGCAAATCGATCCGGCTCATGCAAAGCTACTGGGGTTTACCGATCAGGAAATTGCGGAATCCACATTTTACGAAGCGGTCGGCTGCGATGAGTGCAACAATGGTTACAAGGGTCGATGTGCAATCCACGAGGCTTTGTTCTTCTCCCGCGATGTCCGACATTTAATATTGAACAGTAAAGCTGATATCGACGAAGAAGGCCTACGTGAGTTAGCAGTATCGGAAGGGATGTACACCCTTCGCGCGAGCGGTCGAGAACGCATTAAAGAAGGTATAACCTCACTGGAAGAGGTCGTTGCGACGACATCGGAGGATTAG